One part of the Aurantibacillus circumpalustris genome encodes these proteins:
- a CDS encoding AAA family ATPase, translating into MIKAINISEDVFSSYNYNPEKELDNLSKVNIFIGPNNSGKSRFLRHLFALENLKFTSDNYDLKTISLKLKLFKEKILMEVENNGALPDAFSKKYLDNLEIPELSNFEIKVNLDKLITFLNDILKIKQENFQLSFRVHAPNTNYLLKFFIEKTGELLLDIEKIIGTNEGEFYERAYIPILRGLRPIQLDQTGKNLYKAEGTDNYLIRTVEDYFSDKTVNGKVNINVYSGLNIYSDIKSQLLNSREQRENIKQFENFLQKNFFENRTVTLIPQKGKDVLLVGIGETEKLIHELGDGIQALILLLYPIFINRGRKFMFFIEEPELFMHPGMQRVFLETLLSDEFKDMQFFLTTHSHHFLDLTFDNKNISIYSFAFKDDKFKIKNLLSPAHFILSELGIRNSSLFLSNCTIWVEGVTDRKYIRKFLEMYSNNNSNYKRFLEDLHYSFIEYAGSNITHWNFEEESDDEKIGALKINHNIFLIVDSDVLSNGQKPTVKELRHENLKKALGDKLYITEGKEIENMLSFDTIKNVVAYYEKKNTRDLKFKKGFVGKSKVISQNSGLEIEKPIYWNKNIGELIDKTLDGRTRDYKDGNTIMGKDTFCHKAIESIKKYEDLSEEAKDLSRRIFEFIANCNK; encoded by the coding sequence ATGATTAAAGCAATAAATATTTCAGAAGATGTCTTTAGTAGTTATAACTACAATCCAGAAAAAGAACTCGACAATCTTTCCAAGGTAAATATCTTTATTGGGCCAAATAATTCTGGTAAAAGTAGGTTTTTGCGGCATTTATTCGCACTAGAAAACCTAAAATTTACGTCAGACAACTATGACCTTAAGACCATTTCTTTAAAACTAAAACTCTTTAAAGAGAAAATTCTCATGGAAGTAGAAAACAATGGCGCGCTTCCAGATGCATTTTCCAAAAAATATTTAGACAATTTAGAAATTCCCGAGCTCTCAAATTTTGAAATTAAAGTTAACCTTGATAAATTAATAACTTTTCTTAATGATATCCTAAAAATTAAACAAGAAAATTTTCAATTGAGTTTTCGAGTACATGCACCAAATACTAATTACTTGTTAAAGTTTTTTATTGAGAAGACCGGCGAACTACTATTGGATATTGAAAAAATAATAGGCACTAATGAAGGAGAATTCTACGAAAGGGCTTACATTCCAATATTAAGAGGCCTAAGGCCGATTCAGTTAGACCAAACCGGAAAGAATTTGTATAAGGCTGAGGGTACTGATAACTACCTTATTAGGACAGTGGAAGATTATTTTTCAGATAAAACCGTTAACGGAAAAGTTAACATCAATGTTTATAGCGGTCTCAATATTTACAGTGACATAAAATCACAATTACTTAATAGCAGAGAACAGCGGGAAAACATCAAACAGTTCGAGAATTTCTTGCAGAAAAATTTTTTTGAAAACCGAACGGTAACATTAATACCTCAAAAAGGAAAAGACGTTCTGCTTGTAGGGATTGGAGAAACTGAAAAACTAATCCACGAATTAGGAGACGGTATCCAAGCTTTGATTTTATTACTTTATCCAATATTTATAAACCGTGGCCGGAAATTTATGTTTTTTATAGAAGAGCCTGAGCTATTTATGCATCCTGGTATGCAAAGGGTCTTTTTGGAGACACTGCTTAGCGATGAATTTAAAGATATGCAATTCTTCCTAACAACACACTCACATCATTTTTTGGATTTAACTTTCGACAATAAAAACATTTCAATTTATAGCTTTGCATTTAAAGATGATAAATTTAAAATTAAAAATCTCTTAAGTCCTGCACATTTTATTTTATCTGAACTAGGAATAAGAAACTCATCTTTATTTCTTTCGAATTGTACCATTTGGGTTGAGGGGGTAACGGATCGAAAATACATTAGGAAATTTTTGGAAATGTACAGCAATAATAACTCAAATTACAAAAGGTTTTTAGAGGATTTACACTATTCTTTCATCGAGTATGCAGGAAGCAATATTACCCACTGGAACTTTGAGGAAGAAAGTGATGATGAAAAAATTGGTGCTTTAAAAATTAACCATAATATCTTTTTAATAGTTGACAGTGATGTTCTTTCTAATGGACAAAAGCCTACTGTAAAGGAATTAAGGCATGAAAATTTAAAAAAAGCACTTGGTGATAAATTATATATTACCGAAGGCAAAGAAATAGAAAATATGCTTTCCTTTGATACAATTAAAAATGTAGTTGCTTATTATGAAAAGAAAAATACTCGTGATCTAAAATTTAAAAAAGGATTTGTTGGAAAATCAAAAGTAATAAGCCAAAATAGCGGTTTGGAAATTGAAAAACCTATTTATTGGAATAAAAACATTGGCGAACTAATTGACAAAACTTTGGATGGTCGCACGAGAGACTACAAGGATGGAAATACAATCATGGGAAAAGATACTTTTTGCCACAAGGCAATAGAATCTATTAAAAAATATGAAGATCTGTCTGAAGAGGCAAAAGATTTAAGTAGAAGAATCTTTGAATTTATTGCAAACTGCAACAAATAA
- a CDS encoding ATP-binding protein, with translation MEIQRVQLNELLKNLKPQKVTLLLGARRVGKSILIETLLQDYKRPYLYLNGEDEDTHLLLAQRTVSNYTRVLNGNDLLVIDEAQGIPEIGKKLKLMVDSIKGLKVLVTGSSSFDILNISGEPLTGRSITINLYPIWQGELKENALQIKQNLEDRLIYGSYPELWHLKTKDEKQHYLNDLANSYLLKDILILDGLRNASVVFSLLKMIAYQIGKEVSYNELGNSLGISKNTVEKYLNLLTKVFVLYKVSAYSNNLRKEISKSQRWYFIDNGIRNAVVGDFQPLALRREDDKGMLWENYLFMERLKRNTYKKSNPDYYFWRTYDQQEIDLLEVKTKKIQAFEFKYSSKKTPKVPIAFAKAYPTATFQVVNDKSYLDFIL, from the coding sequence ATGGAAATTCAAAGGGTTCAATTAAACGAATTGCTTAAGAACCTAAAACCACAAAAAGTTACATTACTTCTAGGCGCGCGTAGGGTAGGAAAATCTATTCTCATAGAAACTTTATTACAAGATTATAAACGTCCATACCTATACCTCAATGGAGAAGATGAAGACACACATCTATTACTTGCTCAAAGAACAGTAAGTAATTATACACGTGTTTTAAATGGCAACGACCTGCTAGTAATTGATGAAGCGCAAGGTATACCCGAAATTGGAAAAAAACTCAAACTAATGGTTGATTCCATTAAAGGTCTAAAAGTATTAGTTACCGGTTCTTCTTCTTTTGATATTCTAAATATTTCCGGAGAACCTCTTACCGGAAGAAGCATTACCATTAACCTCTACCCTATTTGGCAAGGAGAATTAAAGGAAAATGCTTTGCAAATAAAACAAAACCTTGAAGACCGTCTTATATACGGCTCTTATCCTGAACTATGGCACTTAAAAACTAAGGATGAGAAACAACATTACTTGAACGATCTTGCAAATTCATACCTCTTAAAAGATATCTTAATTCTCGACGGACTCAGAAATGCTTCTGTAGTTTTTAGTTTGCTGAAAATGATTGCTTATCAAATTGGAAAAGAAGTTTCATACAACGAACTAGGAAATTCACTTGGCATTAGTAAAAACACCGTGGAAAAATATTTAAACTTACTTACAAAAGTATTTGTGTTATATAAAGTTTCCGCTTACAGTAATAATCTTCGAAAAGAAATTTCGAAAAGCCAACGCTGGTATTTTATCGATAACGGCATACGTAACGCGGTAGTAGGAGACTTCCAACCTCTAGCATTAAGGCGTGAAGACGACAAAGGCATGCTTTGGGAAAATTATTTATTCATGGAAAGATTGAAACGTAACACGTATAAAAAAAGCAATCCCGATTATTATTTTTGGCGAACTTACGATCAACAAGAAATAGATTTACTCGAAGTAAAAACAAAAAAAATACAAGCCTTTGAATTTAAATATAGCTCAAAGAAAACACCAAAAGTGCCAATAGCCTTTGCAAAAGCATACCCTACTGCCACATTCCAAGTTGTGAACGATAAAAGCTATCTTGATTTTATTTTATAA
- a CDS encoding carbonic anhydrase: MPTYKEVFENNLKWLEKKKQTDVSFFEKLSTDQHPEYLYIGCSDSRVTAEDLMGAEPGEVFVHRNIANLVNATDLNVMSVINYAVRHLGVKHIVVCGHYNCGGVKAAMQPKDMGILNPWLRNIRDVYRLHMDELDAIKDEHQRYNRLVELNVQEQCINVIKLASVQQEYYKKSFPQVHGWVFDIHTGKIIDLKLDFVKILKDIQKIYNLVE; encoded by the coding sequence ATGCCAACTTACAAAGAAGTATTTGAAAACAACCTTAAGTGGTTAGAAAAGAAAAAACAAACGGACGTTTCTTTTTTTGAGAAGCTCTCAACTGATCAACACCCTGAGTATTTATACATTGGCTGCAGCGATAGTCGCGTAACCGCAGAAGATTTGATGGGTGCTGAGCCGGGCGAGGTTTTTGTACACCGTAATATTGCGAACCTTGTAAATGCAACAGATTTAAATGTAATGTCCGTTATTAATTATGCGGTTAGACACTTAGGTGTAAAACACATTGTTGTATGTGGACATTATAATTGTGGAGGTGTTAAAGCTGCCATGCAGCCTAAGGATATGGGAATATTAAATCCATGGCTACGAAACATTCGCGATGTTTACCGTTTACATATGGATGAGTTAGACGCAATTAAGGACGAGCATCAGCGATACAACAGGCTTGTCGAGTTAAACGTTCAAGAGCAATGTATCAATGTGATAAAACTTGCAAGTGTTCAGCAAGAATATTATAAAAAAAGCTTCCCCCAAGTGCATGGCTGGGTATTTGATATTCACACAGGAAAAATAATTGATTTAAAATTAGATTTCGTGAAAATTCTAAAGGACATACAAAAGATTTATAATCTTGTGGAATAA
- a CDS encoding epimerase, giving the protein MKLKVILTGATGMVGEGVLHECVLHPEVEEILVLTRKSSGYINPKIKEIVHSDFFNLSSIENKLHGYNACFFCLGVSSVGMNEANYTKMTHTLTIHVAETLCKINEGMIFGYISGAATDSTEKGRSMWARVKGKTENDLKKLSFKKVYLFRPGYMQPTEGLKNPLKYYKYISWMYPFLRFAFPSAVSTLKELGLAMINSAAKGYDKSILEVKDIVKAAKQ; this is encoded by the coding sequence ATGAAATTAAAAGTAATTTTAACCGGTGCAACAGGCATGGTGGGTGAAGGTGTTTTACACGAATGTGTTTTGCACCCAGAAGTTGAAGAAATTCTTGTATTGACACGAAAGTCTTCTGGATACATAAATCCAAAAATAAAGGAAATTGTCCATTCAGATTTTTTTAATCTGTCTTCTATAGAAAACAAATTACACGGTTACAATGCCTGTTTCTTTTGTTTGGGCGTTTCTTCGGTTGGAATGAATGAAGCCAATTATACAAAAATGACCCATACACTTACCATTCATGTTGCAGAAACTCTTTGCAAGATTAATGAAGGAATGATATTTGGTTATATCTCTGGAGCAGCGACCGATTCAACTGAAAAGGGAAGAAGTATGTGGGCACGCGTGAAAGGAAAAACAGAAAACGATTTAAAGAAACTGTCTTTTAAAAAAGTGTATTTATTCCGCCCTGGTTATATGCAGCCAACCGAGGGATTAAAAAACCCCCTCAAATATTATAAGTACATATCTTGGATGTATCCGTTCTTGCGTTTCGCTTTTCCTTCAGCAGTTTCAACTTTAAAAGAATTGGGACTAGCTATGATTAATTCTGCAGCGAAGGGTTATGACAAGTCTATTCTTGAAGTAAAAGATATTGTAAAAGCTGCAAAACAATAA
- a CDS encoding (4Fe-4S)-binding protein — protein MERDITKKYTNGEITIVWKPSTCIHSTLCWKGSTGLPEVFNPQLKPWIMPEGANTDKVIEHVKKCPSGALSFYYNNEVEGSTQVSAETKIEAAVNGPLLVYGNVLIKDSKGTEIRKNNVTALCRCGKSDNKPFCDGSHVKHNFEG, from the coding sequence ATGGAAAGAGATATAACCAAGAAATACACAAATGGTGAGATTACCATTGTTTGGAAACCTTCTACTTGCATTCATTCTACCTTATGTTGGAAAGGGTCTACTGGCTTACCAGAAGTATTTAACCCTCAATTAAAACCTTGGATAATGCCGGAAGGAGCAAATACAGATAAAGTTATAGAGCATGTAAAGAAGTGCCCAAGCGGTGCCTTAAGTTTTTATTACAATAACGAAGTAGAAGGTTCTACACAGGTAAGTGCGGAAACGAAAATTGAAGCCGCGGTCAACGGACCTCTTCTTGTTTATGGCAATGTTCTTATCAAGGACTCTAAAGGAACTGAGATTCGTAAAAATAATGTTACAGCCCTTTGTCGTTGCGGTAAATCAGACAACAAACCATTTTGTGATGGCAGCCATGTTAAGCATAATTTTGAGGGATAA
- a CDS encoding phosphoribosylpyrophosphate synthetase, translated as MESYETLSVAIAALKKQGYTIDFNLKKNGIICSEGKHNFSPSEFEIDKSFRFDVNEDPSDQSVLYAISSHDHKIKGLLVNGYGIYSDTLTNELLDKLK; from the coding sequence ATGGAAAGTTACGAAACGCTGAGTGTTGCTATTGCAGCACTAAAAAAACAAGGTTATACAATTGACTTTAATCTAAAGAAAAATGGAATTATTTGTAGCGAAGGGAAGCATAACTTTTCTCCATCTGAGTTTGAGATTGATAAATCTTTTCGATTCGACGTCAACGAGGATCCTTCCGATCAATCTGTTCTCTACGCTATCTCCTCTCATGATCATAAAATAAAAGGACTCCTTGTAAATGGTTACGGAATATATTCAGATACTTTAACGAATGAACTTTTAGATAAACTCAAATAA
- a CDS encoding cytochrome c oxidase subunit I: MATPMNTGLEKEHLVHHDHVHDHDDHHESFVSKYVFSMDHKMISRQFLITAIIMAVVAMTMSVIFRLQLAWPGEKFGFINALLGDKWGKDGILDPNMYLALVTIHGTIMVFFVLTGGLSGTFSNLLIPYQVGARDMASGFLNMLSYWFFFASSSIMLASCFIEDGPASAGWTIYPPLSALPEAIPGSKLGMTMWLVSMAIFIISSLLGSLNYIITVINLRAKGMKMTRLPLSIWAFLITAILGVLSFPVLFSCALLLIFDRSFNTSFYLSDIYIGGRPLDNVGGSPVLFEHLFWFLGHPEVYIVLLPALGIASEVIATSSRKPIFGYRAMIGSILAIGFLSFIVWGHHMFMTGMNPFLGSVFVFTTLLIAIPSAVKAFNYITTMWKGNIQFTPAMLFAIGLVSSFITGGVTGIILADSTLDINVHDTYFVVAHFHIVMGLSAIFGMFAGVYHWFPKLFLRMMNKKLGFAHFWVTITMAYGVFFPMHFLGLAGVPRRYYTNSNFPMFDNLVDINEIVTICAIIGALGQGIFLFNFFYSIFRGEKAPQNPWNSNTLEWTTPMAHIHGNWPGELPTVHRWAYDYSKPGKEKDFVPQTVPLEEGEEDGGAH, from the coding sequence ATGGCTACCCCGATGAATACAGGATTAGAAAAAGAACATTTAGTTCACCATGATCACGTGCATGATCATGACGATCATCATGAAAGTTTTGTGAGTAAGTACGTTTTCAGTATGGATCACAAAATGATCTCGCGTCAGTTTTTAATTACTGCGATAATTATGGCTGTTGTTGCAATGACAATGTCCGTTATCTTTCGTTTACAATTAGCATGGCCGGGAGAAAAATTCGGATTTATTAATGCACTATTAGGCGATAAATGGGGCAAAGATGGAATTCTTGATCCAAATATGTATCTAGCGCTTGTTACGATTCACGGAACAATTATGGTGTTCTTCGTTTTAACAGGTGGATTAAGTGGAACTTTCAGTAACCTGTTGATTCCTTATCAAGTTGGTGCACGTGATATGGCCTCTGGATTCTTAAACATGTTATCGTATTGGTTTTTCTTTGCATCAAGTTCTATCATGCTTGCTTCTTGTTTTATTGAAGACGGTCCTGCTTCTGCTGGGTGGACAATTTACCCTCCTTTATCAGCTCTTCCAGAAGCTATTCCTGGTTCAAAATTAGGGATGACAATGTGGTTAGTGTCAATGGCAATATTTATTATATCTTCTTTATTAGGAAGTTTAAATTACATCATTACAGTTATTAATTTAAGAGCGAAAGGAATGAAAATGACAAGATTGCCATTATCTATTTGGGCTTTCTTAATTACGGCTATTTTAGGTGTACTTTCTTTCCCTGTATTATTTTCATGCGCACTATTATTAATTTTCGATAGAAGTTTTAATACTTCATTTTACCTTTCTGACATTTACATTGGTGGCCGCCCATTAGATAATGTGGGTGGAAGTCCGGTATTATTTGAACACTTGTTCTGGTTTCTCGGTCACCCAGAGGTGTACATCGTTTTATTACCAGCATTGGGTATTGCATCAGAGGTTATTGCTACAAGTTCTCGTAAACCTATTTTTGGTTACCGTGCAATGATTGGTTCAATTTTAGCAATTGGTTTCTTGTCTTTCATCGTTTGGGGTCACCATATGTTTATGACCGGGATGAATCCTTTCTTAGGTTCTGTGTTTGTATTTACTACTTTATTAATTGCCATTCCTTCAGCGGTAAAGGCGTTTAACTATATTACTACAATGTGGAAAGGTAATATTCAATTTACTCCTGCAATGTTATTTGCGATTGGATTGGTGTCCTCTTTTATTACTGGTGGTGTAACAGGGATTATCTTAGCCGATTCTACATTAGATATTAACGTACATGATACGTATTTTGTGGTAGCCCACTTCCATATCGTTATGGGATTAAGTGCGATCTTCGGTATGTTTGCTGGTGTGTATCATTGGTTCCCGAAATTGTTCTTACGCATGATGAATAAAAAATTAGGTTTTGCACATTTCTGGGTTACCATTACAATGGCTTACGGTGTTTTCTTCCCTATGCACTTTTTAGGATTAGCAGGCGTTCCCCGTAGATATTACACCAATAGCAATTTTCCGATGTTTGACAACTTAGTTGACATTAATGAAATTGTAACTATTTGTGCAATTATAGGAGCTTTAGGGCAAGGTATATTCTTATTCAATTTCTTTTATAGTATTTTCCGCGGAGAAAAAGCACCACAAAATCCTTGGAATTCAAATACACTTGAATGGACTACACCAATGGCTCACATTCACGGTAACTGGCCTGGAGAATTACCAACTGTGCACCGTTGGGCTTATGACTACAGCAAGCCTGGTAAAGAAAAAGATTTTGTTCCGCAAACTGTTCCTTTGGAAGAAGGAGAAGAAGACGGTGGCGCACACTAA
- a CDS encoding cytochrome c oxidase subunit II: MSLLVLLAIVLLIIAGHQLLRIIELSRGLKKTKEWQITDTDNNMMGKAMLAFMILFFVFFFWQVERWMDRSLPPAASEHGVLIDDLWDANMWLITVIFIITNFVLFWFAYKYRGNSKNKAVYYPHNNKLEMLWTVVPAVALTFIIIFGLKYWNEIMDDAKEPNRVTIELYAKQFDWSARYTGKDGKLGETDYRQIDGGNSVGMDTTDVAGFDDQIVKNEFHIPVGREIELVMRSRDVIHSAYLPHFRAQMNCVPGMITYFKFKPTKTTAEMRKDPYTIMMMAGINKARALENKEPIEFDYLLLCNKICGVSHFNMQMNVIVDTEEDYQAWIAKQKAFKTVASKN, from the coding sequence ATGAGTTTATTAGTTCTGTTAGCCATAGTGTTATTAATAATTGCGGGACATCAGTTATTAAGGATTATCGAGTTAAGTCGTGGTTTAAAGAAAACAAAAGAGTGGCAGATAACTGACACCGATAATAATATGATGGGAAAAGCAATGCTGGCATTCATGATTCTTTTCTTTGTGTTTTTCTTCTGGCAAGTTGAACGTTGGATGGATCGTTCATTACCACCCGCTGCATCTGAGCATGGCGTTTTAATTGATGATTTGTGGGACGCAAACATGTGGTTAATTACAGTTATTTTCATTATTACTAATTTTGTTTTATTCTGGTTTGCCTATAAGTACCGTGGTAATTCTAAAAACAAAGCAGTTTATTATCCGCACAATAATAAGTTAGAAATGCTCTGGACGGTTGTTCCTGCAGTGGCTTTAACTTTCATCATTATTTTCGGTTTAAAATACTGGAATGAAATTATGGATGATGCGAAAGAACCTAACCGTGTTACTATTGAGCTTTATGCAAAACAATTTGATTGGTCTGCGCGCTATACAGGTAAAGACGGTAAGTTAGGCGAAACTGATTACAGACAAATTGACGGAGGAAACTCTGTTGGCATGGATACTACAGATGTTGCAGGATTCGATGATCAAATTGTTAAGAATGAATTTCATATTCCTGTAGGACGTGAGATTGAATTGGTTATGCGTAGCCGAGATGTTATTCATAGTGCTTACCTTCCTCACTTTCGGGCTCAAATGAATTGCGTACCAGGAATGATAACGTACTTTAAATTTAAGCCAACAAAAACTACTGCAGAAATGCGTAAAGATCCTTATACAATAATGATGATGGCGGGAATTAACAAGGCGCGTGCTTTAGAGAACAAAGAACCAATTGAATTTGATTATTTACTTTTGTGTAATAAGATTTGTGGTGTATCTCATTTTAACATGCAAATGAACGTGATTGTTGATACAGAGGAGGATTATCAAGCCTGGATCGCTAAACAAAAGGCATTTAAAACTGTTGCTTCAAAAAACTAA
- a CDS encoding quinol:cytochrome C oxidoreductase: MNTEKLNFTVPSKARMFSFGLMAVGLISIILMFLTDHVDGDPDYHNTRAWSNVFSGAFFFMALSLAAAFFLGLQYAAEAGWSTTIKRVIEAVTMYLPWGLSFMMLLFLLGQFQVHHIYHWMTPGIADATSENYDKIIAGKMGYFGVFWWVRTILYMIGWLWFTFKLRNNSIEADKLDVDINNSYHWKNIKIGAWFMVLFAVTSSTASWDWVMSIDTHWFSTLFGWYIFSGMWISALTAITILVIWLKKEGYMEFVTESTIHDMGKWMFAISFLWTYLYFSQFMLIWYADIPEEVVYFTARWENYKALMWTVFFINFALPMVMLMSRDSKRNFFFLMFVGTIIFIGHYLDVIMIVMPGTVGHHWTGLSWMEFGCFFFFLGLFIYVVLNALAKVPLRVKNHPFIQESLHHSI; encoded by the coding sequence ATGAATACCGAAAAATTAAATTTTACAGTTCCGTCAAAAGCCAGGATGTTCTCTTTTGGGCTAATGGCCGTGGGTTTAATATCAATTATTTTGATGTTCTTAACCGATCACGTGGATGGAGATCCTGATTATCATAATACAAGAGCTTGGAGCAATGTGTTTTCAGGAGCATTTTTCTTTATGGCTTTATCTTTAGCTGCCGCTTTCTTTTTAGGATTGCAATATGCTGCTGAAGCGGGTTGGTCTACAACAATTAAGCGTGTTATTGAGGCAGTGACTATGTATTTACCTTGGGGTTTATCTTTCATGATGCTACTATTTTTGTTGGGGCAATTTCAAGTACACCATATTTATCATTGGATGACTCCTGGAATTGCTGATGCAACAAGTGAAAATTACGATAAAATTATTGCCGGTAAAATGGGATACTTTGGAGTGTTTTGGTGGGTAAGAACTATTCTGTATATGATTGGATGGTTATGGTTTACTTTTAAATTACGTAATAATTCAATCGAAGCAGATAAATTAGATGTTGATATTAACAACAGTTACCACTGGAAAAATATTAAAATAGGAGCCTGGTTTATGGTGTTATTCGCAGTAACCTCTTCAACAGCTTCATGGGATTGGGTGATGAGTATTGATACACATTGGTTCTCAACTTTATTTGGATGGTATATATTCTCTGGAATGTGGATTAGCGCATTAACAGCAATTACAATCCTAGTAATTTGGTTGAAAAAGGAAGGTTATATGGAATTTGTAACGGAAAGCACAATTCATGATATGGGTAAGTGGATGTTTGCAATTTCTTTCTTATGGACTTATTTATATTTCTCGCAATTCATGTTGATTTGGTATGCTGATATTCCTGAGGAAGTTGTTTACTTTACAGCACGTTGGGAAAATTACAAAGCGTTAATGTGGACAGTGTTCTTCATCAACTTTGCACTTCCAATGGTGATGTTAATGAGCCGCGATTCAAAACGTAATTTCTTTTTCTTAATGTTTGTTGGAACTATAATTTTCATTGGGCATTATTTAGATGTTATTATGATTGTTATGCCAGGAACAGTTGGACACCACTGGACAGGGTTAAGCTGGATGGAATTTGGTTGTTTCTTTTTCTTTTTAGGTTTATTTATTTATGTTGTATTGAACGCTCTTGCAAAAGTGCCACTGCGTGTAAAAAACCATCCTTTTATTCAGGAGAGTTTACACCATTCAATTTAG
- a CDS encoding c-type cytochrome, whose product MKKNYRTIKFAFSVAFASLVLASFTSCGKKDENSPGVEFMPDMYRSPSLEYYQVHTVDGDTLNNAMKPVKGSVARGFLPYAYPNTAEGYTQAGANLHNPLSVSNREKWENEGEVLYGKFCVHCHGVTGAGDGKVGAKLPGPPPAYDGALKDLPEGKIFHTLTYGKGTMGSHASQLTQEERWKLVYFVQKLQGPKVTAAADSSKTMPAKH is encoded by the coding sequence ATGAAAAAAAATTATAGAACCATAAAATTTGCTTTTAGTGTTGCTTTTGCATCACTCGTATTGGCTAGTTTTACATCATGTGGTAAGAAAGATGAAAATAGTCCTGGTGTTGAATTTATGCCTGACATGTACCGTTCTCCTTCATTAGAATATTATCAAGTTCACACTGTTGATGGTGACACATTGAATAACGCCATGAAGCCTGTAAAGGGTAGTGTTGCACGTGGTTTCCTTCCGTATGCATATCCGAATACAGCTGAAGGATATACTCAAGCTGGTGCAAACTTGCATAACCCACTTTCAGTTTCTAATAGAGAGAAATGGGAAAATGAGGGTGAAGTATTATATGGTAAGTTTTGCGTTCACTGTCACGGTGTTACAGGCGCTGGTGATGGAAAAGTTGGCGCTAAGTTACCTGGCCCACCACCTGCTTACGATGGAGCTTTAAAGGATTTACCAGAAGGTAAAATATTTCATACGCTTACTTATGGTAAAGGCACAATGGGTTCTCACGCTAGTCAGTTAACACAGGAAGAGCGTTGGAAGCTTGTTTATTTTGTTCAAAAATTACAAGGACCTAAAGTTACGGCAGCAGCGGATAGTTCGAAAACTATGCCAGCTAAACATTAA
- a CDS encoding DUF3341 domain-containing protein, giving the protein MATNKHIIHGIFGDEVPMMEACKKLRASGIRVKEAYTPMPIHGLDSLIGVPRTRLAICAFIYGLTGIGLATLMMWYMMVSDWPNDIGGKPNWAYYFNIPAFIPITFESTVFCAAHGMALTYLLRCMLVPGAKAKNPDPRTTDDKFMLLLDLNDAQSEKAKTILKDSGAEEVNLINSYVVEPKYILEETH; this is encoded by the coding sequence ATGGCAACTAATAAACATATCATTCACGGAATTTTTGGCGATGAAGTGCCAATGATGGAAGCGTGTAAAAAATTAAGAGCTTCTGGTATTCGTGTCAAAGAAGCTTACACTCCTATGCCGATTCACGGTTTAGATTCATTAATCGGAGTTCCTCGTACACGTTTGGCTATTTGTGCATTTATTTATGGTCTTACTGGTATTGGTTTGGCTACATTAATGATGTGGTACATGATGGTTTCTGATTGGCCGAATGATATTGGTGGTAAACCAAATTGGGCATATTATTTCAATATTCCTGCATTTATTCCAATCACATTTGAATCTACTGTTTTTTGTGCTGCTCATGGAATGGCATTAACTTATTTGTTACGTTGTATGCTTGTGCCAGGCGCAAAAGCTAAGAATCCTGATCCTCGTACAACCGATGATAAGTTCATGCTTTTATTAGACTTGAATGATGCTCAATCTGAAAAAGCAAAAACAATTTTAAAAGACAGCGGCGCTGAAGAAGTTAATCTGATTAACTCTTATGTAGTTGAACCGAAATACATTTTAGAAGAAACACACTAG